The Caproicibacterium amylolyticum genome includes the window AACAGCAGGTGCTTTCTGAGATGCAAACACAGCGCGATATACATAAAGTAGCGAAGTGCCAGTGTCTGTATATTCGGTTAGACCAAGCGGGCATGCCGCAGTATGTCAAGATACTTTCTCCACAGAAAACCGGAATCCTGTGGAAACACAGCAAGGGAAATCATAATAGTTTCCCGGCGATCCGCGTACAAAAGCCCCTTTTAGCAGAGAGTGTTTCACGGTCATTCAATGAAGCAGCATGGAAAAAAGCAGATGTGCAGGAAAAGGGAAAGCTGTTTTCTACGTTGGAAGATACGGCAAATCATGACAGCCAAGAGATTACAGTGAAAAAGTGGACATTGGAACAAATGGTACCGGTTTTGCAGAGCGACGATTCGGATTTAGAGGCGCTGCGGCGCTTGCTGCTTCGTTTTCCACAGGAATACAGTGCTGATTTTTATTCTTCACTGCGTAAAGCAGTGAAAGAAAACCTTACAGACCTTTTCACATCAGCAGAGAATGCAGAATTCCTCAAAAAGTTATTTGTTGGAGCCGGTGATATGAAAAAGGGAAAATATACGGCGGGCTGTATGTGCTATTTTGATATAGCGGAAACAGAAGAAGTAGACTGCATTGTCGCTAGTTTAGATACGGAGCAGGCGCTGATTCGCTGCCTGTTAACAAAGCCAGAAGAAGCATCCAATGCAGCCGCATTGGGTATATCGGCGCTTTCTGGGGCGAATTGCCCGCTGATATCGGATAAATATCCCAATCCATCGTTTCAGGTGCTTGGCTTGGTATCCTTGTTTTCCAATAATACATCAGCTATTCCGTGCTACCTTCGCTACCAACTGGAGGGAGCACAGGCTTTTTCGGCAGGCGTAGACGAAGTACAGCAAATAACTGACGCACTTGCCTTTTTGATGGATGAACAGCGCAAGGGGAAAACTTGGAGCAGCTTTCCGGGTGTTGCTAAGAAAAAGCCCATGCTTTTGTTGGCATGGCTGGAAGATGACTCGGCTTGTGAAGCTAAACTGGCGCAGTCCCTATCGGATGACGGACAAATAAAAATTTATGAATCTATATGTAACAATGTACTTGATTATTTAAAATTGAAAATAGAATCTGTTCCGGACAAGGCGGTACATTTGCAGCTCTTTGAAACACTGGACGCGGGACGCAAGCAAATTGCCTATGCAAATGTTTTCACAGCACAGCAGGTATATGCAGATATATCGGAATGGTGTGAATCCGCTAAAAATTTGCCCCGTATTTTGTTTGCTGTTAAGTTTAAATCCAAGGATGGTCGGGAAATCCGATGGTACAGGCCACACTGTCCGGGACCAGGCGCCGTTTGGCGGGTGCTGCATCTGCAGTATCATTCACAGCTGGGTGTGACAGACGGAATAGACCAATTTGTGCGTGAGGTTACTTCTGAGCGGC containing:
- a CDS encoding type I-C CRISPR-associated protein Cas8c/Csd1, whose translation is MLNELYQLAGTLEKQQVLSEMQTQRDIHKVAKCQCLYIRLDQAGMPQYVKILSPQKTGILWKHSKGNHNSFPAIRVQKPLLAESVSRSFNEAAWKKADVQEKGKLFSTLEDTANHDSQEITVKKWTLEQMVPVLQSDDSDLEALRRLLLRFPQEYSADFYSSLRKAVKENLTDLFTSAENAEFLKKLFVGAGDMKKGKYTAGCMCYFDIAETEEVDCIVASLDTEQALIRCLLTKPEEASNAAALGISALSGANCPLISDKYPNPSFQVLGLVSLFSNNTSAIPCYLRYQLEGAQAFSAGVDEVQQITDALAFLMDEQRKGKTWSSFPGVAKKKPMLLLAWLEDDSACEAKLAQSLSDDGQIKIYESICNNVLDYLKLKIESVPDKAVHLQLFETLDAGRKQIAYANVFTAQQVYADISEWCESAKNLPRILFAVKFKSKDGREIRWYRPHCPGPGAVWRVLHLQYHSQLGVTDGIDQFVREVTSERPTLQQIYGLFLSHTENQQTDCKFAREFLQQTLTTVSGFLVDAAGFQTTQFKQPFSQKNMEKLCAAVSLLGILLYKCQIKKENYMENQAFLLGRFLKLADQLHKEYCIAVRNGGDKTQPLPNQLMGNAVFMIALQNPVEALDRLEEKMRIYIGWAEREIDCKTLKQFEKVSAELHRSSAFPQKLSAEERAELLLGYLAQLPDDSADKSNQEENA